A window of Oceanimonas doudoroffii genomic DNA:
TATCGCCTGTGAGCAATACAACCAGCCTCGCATTCGCGAGTTGCTGCTGCAGGCGCCCACCGCGTTTAATCCGCAGGATGGCATTTGCGATTTGGTGTGGCAGCAAAATCAGGCCGGAGAGGGCTCGTCGGCTGACAGTGACAGGAGCAAGGTGGTCGCACTAGTGCAGTGAGTGTTGCTGCGTCCAATGGCTTGTTGTGCCTGCGCTTCATGTGTGTTTCAACCCGTAATGCCCGTTGTTTGATCGAACAACGGGCATTTTTGTTTTTGGCGGGCTATGTTGCCCGGTGAGACGAAACAATTAAGGAGAGCACATGAACAAGGGAGTGGAGATTGTGCACCACGGAGCGGTGAACGGTGTTACCGGCTCCTACCATGCTGGAAGATGTCCTTTAAATTGGTTTTACCAGAGCTGAAAGCCCATTCGGCGTGTACTGAAGGTGCTGGAATCGTGCCTGTAACTCCTGCCTTATGGTGAGTGGTAGCAGATGGCAGTATATTCACCCCTGGCAGCCAACTTTCCCCGGCTATACCGCAAACTCGAATCGTTTTGGAATGAGGAAGCCCGGGACCGGGTGACCGAAGGGTGGCACCCATTGTCGTTTGAACAGCTTACAGTGGTAAACCGTCACCAAGGAGTTTCTTAATGCCGTCAACTATCTGGCACGTTTACACCAGCTTTGCGTCGTGCTGGCCGGCTCCGGCATGTGCTCAGGCGGTCGGATAATAAATTATATAAATGCGGCTCTGAATGACTCCTTTGATGACGTCTTGTTTGTGGGTTACCAGGCCGAGGGTGTGCTGGGGCGTGATATGGCCCGGAAGGAGGCTGGGTGGATCTGGATGGTGAGTGTTCCACCATTCGTGTCCGGGCGCACCAGATAAGCGGTTATTCGGCCAACGCCGGGCAGCAGGATTTGATAAACTTCTCCACTGGCATGACGCTACCACTACGGCATACGGCAAATTCGTTTGATCCACGGCGAGGCTGAGGCGGTGTTGCAGGCGCGATTGAGAGAGCTGTTGTTAGGAACGGAAGTGTGATATCCCGTGATAAATTAGGCATTTGGAACGCGGGCAGCCTGTAATCTATAGAGTTGAGCGCTAATTTAATAAAAGCAGTGGGATAAAATGAGAGCTTTAATCCGGCAGCCGGCCTTTTTGGCTTTGCAACAATTAAAACAGCAAGAGCAGGGAACCAGCCTGGCACAGCGCTTTGCTGATGATCCTGCCCGTTTTGAGCAGTTCAGCCTGGGATTTGGCGATCATATGCGGGTGGATCTGTCGCGCCAGCACTGGTCTGCCGAGGTGCGGGCGCAGCTGTGCCGACTGGCGAGCGACATGAGCCTCAGGCAGGGCATTGATGCGCTGTTTGGTGACAACGCTTTCAACCACACCGAGGGCCGGGCGGCACTGCACACGGCGCTGCGCATGCCGCCCAAGGCAAAAGCCATGCACAGGGGTGAAAACGTGGTACCCAAGGTGCACGCGGAGTTGGCACGCATTCAGGACTTTTGCCGGCGGGTGCATGGCGGTATCTGGCACGGTTACACCGGCCGACCCATTTCGGATGTAGTGAATATAGGCATTGGCGGCTCCGATCTTGGCCCGGCCATGGTGGCAGAGGCGCTGGCGCCTTGTCGGGACAAGGGCATTCGCACGCATTTTGTTTCGAACATGGACGGAGCCCAGCTCGGCAGCGTGCTGGCGGGGTTGGACCCGGCCACCGCCTTGTTTGTGATCTCGTCAAAAACCTTTACCACAGACGAGACCATGACCAATGCACGCGCCGCACGGTCCTGGCTGATGACGGCTTGCGGCGGTGAGGAACACATTGCCCGACATTTTGTGGCGGTGTCGGTTAATGCCGAGGCGGTCACGGCCTTTGGTATAGATGAAGCCAACATGTTTCGCTTCTGGGACTGGGTGGGGGGGCGCTTTTCGCTGTGGTCGGCCATTGGCCTGCCCATCGCCCTGGCCGTAGGTTTTGAGCGCTTCCAGCAATTGCTGGCGGGGGCCCATGCCATGGACGAGCACTTGCGCCAGGCACCTTTTGAGCAAAACATTCCGGTGTTGCTGGCGCTGCTCAGCATCTGGAACATTAACGTGCTTGGCCTGCAAAGCGAAGGCGTGTTTCCCTATCACCATCACTTAAAGCGCTTTCCTGCCTTTTTACAGCAGCTGAATATGGAGTCTAACGGCAAGGGGGTGAACAACGCCGGCCAGCCGGTGGACCACGCCACCGGCCCCGTGGTATGGGGCGAGGTTGGCACCAATGGCCAGCACGCGTTTTTCCAGTTGCTGCACCAGGGCAGCGTGATGGTGCCGGCGGAATTTATTGGCTTTGCTCGCTCTGCCTACCCTTACCCTGAACATCAGCGCAAGCTGTTGGCCAATATGCTGGCCCAGGCGCAGGCCATGGCATTTGGCAAAGCACGTGAACAGGTAGAAAGCGAGCTGGCAGCAGAAGGCCTGAGTGCCGAGGCCGTTGCCGAACTGGCGCCATACAAGGTCATGCCCGGCAATCGCCCCAGCACGGTAATTTTGTGTGATGAGCTCACTCCCTACAATCTGGGAGCGCTTATTGCCATGTATGAGCACAAAACTTTTGTGCAAGGGTGGCTGTGGAACATTAACAGTTTTGATCAGTGGGGCGTTGAGCTGGGCAAGAAACTGGCCGCCCGTTTAATTGATGATCTTGACCATGGTGTGACGCTAGGGCACGACAGCGCCACCAATGGCCTGTTGGCGCAGATTAAGCTATGGAGTGTCAGTTTCTAACATGTAAACAGGCCTTGAACGACAGCTGCTGGTTATGCTGAACATTTCATCCTTTTTCGTTATGATATGCCCGTTGTGGGGATAGACGCAGTTATTTTACTGTTGTGCTTACGCCGATTATTTTTACAAGTTGTTGGGCCCGGTTTAATGAATGTCTTAAATGTTGTGAATAATAATACCTTTATGTCGCTGATGGTATTTTTATCGTTGGCGTTGTTGCTTTCCACCCCGGGAGGGTCGGTAGCTGTATTTGCTATCTTGCTGCTGCTGGCCTTGGTGTTTTTGTTTCGAGTGAAAGATAAGCCGGCACTGAACCGGGCAGACAAGCTGCTGATGTTCTCTCTGGTGTTCATGTTCCTAACGGTATTACCAGCCTTTGTAAGTGATGGCTTTCGAGGTCGCTATCTCGATCTGACATTGCGCTTTTTACTAGTTGTGCCGGTGTTGTGGCTACTACTTAAAACCCCACCCAAAGCCAGTTGGTTGTTTGCGGGAGCTCTGGTTGGAAGCGCGGGAGCCTTCTTGCTGGCGTTGTATCAGTATTTTTATGCAGGTATGCCAAGGGTTGATGGTTTTTTGTATAGTATAAACTTTGGTTATCTAGCTTGTGCCTTGGCATTTTTGAGCTTTTCCGGCATGATGTTTTTTGAGCGTTCCAGATGGAAGCTGGCGGCCTTTATGGGCTTTATTATGGCCGTTTACGCCATATTGCTTACAGGTACCCGGGGGGCATACATTGCAGTGCCGGCACTGGCTGCAGTGTTGATCATTCTTTACCGGAAAGAGCTGGGCGCCAAGCTGGTTGTGCTGGTTGCGGCAGTCTGCATGTCAATGCCGGCTGCCAGCTATATGGTGGTGCCTCAGGTGCAGCAGCGCTTTGATGTGCTGATTAACGAACTGATTCATTACGAGAGTGGTGACCCCAGCAAGGCATACAGCTCCAGTGGCCTGAGGCTGGAGCTATGGACCGCGGCCATTGAAGCGTTTAAGCAAAATCCGCTATATGGCCTGAACTACAATCAGCGCGAAGCTCTGAATGCGCGGTTGGTGGAAGAAGGTGAGATTATTCCTCAGGTGCTTAACATCTCTCGTGGTCATGCGCACAGTGACTATTTTGAGGTGTTGGCTGGTCGTGGATTGTTGGGTATTATTGCTCTATTGATGCTGTATCTGGTGCCGGGAATAATTTTTCTTCGCAAAGCCATGAATACTGAGGGAAAAGAAAAGGCGCTGGCGGCAGCCGGTGTTACTTTTGTTGCTGGTTTTATGGTGTTTGGCATTAGTGAGGCCCCACTGCAGGCGAATGTACTTTCCGGTTGCTATGCGCTGACCGTAGTAGCCATTTATGCCATGCTAAGACGGCCAGAGAACGCTGGGCTACGAGCTTAAACTTTTTCTTTCCAGTCACAGTGCTGGGGGCAATGGCGCAGAAGCCTCGTTGCACAGCTTTACCGGCTAAAGTATAAGCCCCTTCAACCAGGCAAATCATTCTATAGGCAACCGTAAGCCCCGTTCAAAAGGGCCTTGCGGTTGCAGCGTGATGCCAAATTGCGATTAGGCTGGCAGTGGTACTCAACCCACGCTTCAGCCCCCTCATATTCCAATCGTTCGATTTTTCGCCGCATTTCCATAACTTCACTAGACTTAGATTCAGGTGCCTCCACATGGAGCAGTTATGGGTATGCAGGATGCAAACACACTCAGGGACCCTCTGTTACAGAGCCTGGTGTTTCTCACCCGGTTTTTTGGTCAGCCCCATCAGGGCGAGGCCCTGATCAATGGCTTGCCCCTGGCCGATGGTTTGCTTACCCCGCAGCTGTTCTCCCGCGCCGCCGACCGTGCCGGTTTTTCTTCCCGTCAGGATGTTACCCCCCTTGAGGAAATCTCAGCGCTGCTGCTGCCCTGCATTCTGCTGCTGAAAAACGGTGGCGCCTGTGTGCTGCTTGAGCTGAGTGACGAGCGCGGCTGTCGGGTCTTGCTGCCCGACACCGGCGAGGGCGAGCAGTGGCTGCCCGCCGATCAGCTCACCAAAAGTTACAGTGGTCGGGTCATTTACCTGAAGCCCCGCTTTCGTTTCGATGAGCGCTCACCTCGAGTGTTGGATCACGAGCATGGCCACTGGTTCTGGAGCACCTTGCGCCGCTCTTCCTCCATCTATCGGGACGTGCTCATCGGCTCTTTGCTGATCAACCTGTTCGCTCTGGTCACGCCGCTGTTTACCATGAATGTGTACGACAAAATCGTGCCCAACCTGGCATTCGACTCGCTCTGGGTGCTGGCCACCGGCGCCGCCGTGGTGTTCATTTTCGACTTTGTGATGCGCCTGCTGCGCAGCCACTTTATTGACGTGGCCGGCAAAAAGGCCGATGTGCTGCTGTCGGCCCGCATTTTCGCCAAGGTGATGGGCATGCGTATGGAGGCACGGCCGCCCTCTACCGGTGCCTTTGCTCGCCACCTGCAGGAGTTTGAGGCCATTCGCGAATTTCTTACCTCGGCCACGGTGGCCGCCCTGGTCGACATTCCCTTTGCGTTGCTGTTTTTGTTCATTATCTGGATTTTTGCCGGCCACATGGTGTGGGCGCCTTTTATTGCCATGTTGCTGCTGCTGGCGGTCAGCCTGCTGGTGCAGCGACCGTTGCGCCATAGCATCGAGGAAGGCTCCAGGCTGGCGTCCCAGAAAAACGCCAATCTGGTCGAGGGTATTGCCGGACTCGAGACCATCAAGCTGTTTGGCGCCCAGGGGGCCTTTCAGCATCGCTGGGAGCAGGCGGTGAGTCACATGGCGGGCTGGGGTATGAAAACCCGACGGCTCACCAATGGGGTATCTACCCTGGCCAGCGTGATCCAGCAAATTACCACCGTCAGCCTGATTGTGCTGGGGGTCTACCTGATTGCCGCCGGTGAGCTCTCCATGGGCGGACTCATTGCGGCGGTCATGCTCGGCAGCCGGGCCATCGCGCCCATGGTGCAGTTGTCGGTGCTGTCCACCCGCTACAACCACGCCCGCTCGGCCATGGATATTCTGGAAAAAGTCATGGCCGCTCCCGACGAGCAGGAAGAAGGCCGGCGCTTTGTGCATCATCCCGAATTCAGGGGCGACATCGTCTTTGATCGAGTGAACTTTCGTTACCCCGGCAGCGGACAGGATGTGCTGAGCAATGTCAGTCTGCATATTCGTCCCGGTGAAAAGGTGGCGGTCATCGGCCGCATCGGTTCGGGTAAAACCACCCTGGAACGGCTGGTGGCCGGGCTTTACCAGCCCACCCAGGGTGCCATTCGCATCGATGGCATCGACATGCACCAGCTGCAGCCGGCGGTGCTGAGAAGCAACATGGGTTGTGTGCCTCAGGATGTGACCCTGTTTTACGGCACCATTCGCGACAACATCGTCATTGCCAATCCGCTGGCGGACGAAGCCGCCGTGCTTAGCGCCGCCGAGCGGGCCGGGGTTACCCTGTTCACCAATCAGGATCCTGACGGCCTGGATCGTCAGGTGGGCGAGGGCGGCCGCCTGCTGTCGGGGGGACAACGCCAGGCGGTGGCCATTGCCCGAGCCCTGCTTAACGATCCGGTGATGCTGATACTGGACGAGCCCACCTCCAATATGGACAACCGCTCCGAGCTGCATGTGCGCCAGCAACTGCAACGGCTGGATGCCCACCAGACCCTGCTGCTGGTAACGCACCGCACCTCCATGCTGGAGGTGGTGAACCGTATTATCGTGCTGGAGCAGGGCAGAGTGATGGCCAACGGCCCTCGAGAGCAGGTGCTGGCGCAGCTGCAGGCGGGCAAGGTGACCATGCGGGAGGTGGGCCATGGCTAGCAGGCAACCGTCTCCCGAACTGCTCGACTACACCAGCGACACCGCCGCCGCGGTGCTGCTCAACACTCACAAAGGCGCCCGGGCGTTGCTGTGGTGCATGCTGGCCTTTGTGCTGGCGGCCATTGTCTGGGCCTGTTTTGCCGAGCTGGAAGAAGTCACCACCGGCACCGGCACCGTGATTCCGTCCAGCCAGATCCAGGTGGTGTCCAATCTGGAAGGGGGCATAGTGCGCGAGCTGTATGTGCGTGAAGG
This region includes:
- the pgi gene encoding glucose-6-phosphate isomerase — protein: MRALIRQPAFLALQQLKQQEQGTSLAQRFADDPARFEQFSLGFGDHMRVDLSRQHWSAEVRAQLCRLASDMSLRQGIDALFGDNAFNHTEGRAALHTALRMPPKAKAMHRGENVVPKVHAELARIQDFCRRVHGGIWHGYTGRPISDVVNIGIGGSDLGPAMVAEALAPCRDKGIRTHFVSNMDGAQLGSVLAGLDPATALFVISSKTFTTDETMTNARAARSWLMTACGGEEHIARHFVAVSVNAEAVTAFGIDEANMFRFWDWVGGRFSLWSAIGLPIALAVGFERFQQLLAGAHAMDEHLRQAPFEQNIPVLLALLSIWNINVLGLQSEGVFPYHHHLKRFPAFLQQLNMESNGKGVNNAGQPVDHATGPVVWGEVGTNGQHAFFQLLHQGSVMVPAEFIGFARSAYPYPEHQRKLLANMLAQAQAMAFGKAREQVESELAAEGLSAEAVAELAPYKVMPGNRPSTVILCDELTPYNLGALIAMYEHKTFVQGWLWNINSFDQWGVELGKKLAARLIDDLDHGVTLGHDSATNGLLAQIKLWSVSF
- a CDS encoding O-antigen ligase family protein, which translates into the protein MNVLNVVNNNTFMSLMVFLSLALLLSTPGGSVAVFAILLLLALVFLFRVKDKPALNRADKLLMFSLVFMFLTVLPAFVSDGFRGRYLDLTLRFLLVVPVLWLLLKTPPKASWLFAGALVGSAGAFLLALYQYFYAGMPRVDGFLYSINFGYLACALAFLSFSGMMFFERSRWKLAAFMGFIMAVYAILLTGTRGAYIAVPALAAVLIILYRKELGAKLVVLVAAVCMSMPAASYMVVPQVQQRFDVLINELIHYESGDPSKAYSSSGLRLELWTAAIEAFKQNPLYGLNYNQREALNARLVEEGEIIPQVLNISRGHAHSDYFEVLAGRGLLGIIALLMLYLVPGIIFLRKAMNTEGKEKALAAAGVTFVAGFMVFGISEAPLQANVLSGCYALTVVAIYAMLRRPENAGLRA
- a CDS encoding type I secretion system permease/ATPase: MQDANTLRDPLLQSLVFLTRFFGQPHQGEALINGLPLADGLLTPQLFSRAADRAGFSSRQDVTPLEEISALLLPCILLLKNGGACVLLELSDERGCRVLLPDTGEGEQWLPADQLTKSYSGRVIYLKPRFRFDERSPRVLDHEHGHWFWSTLRRSSSIYRDVLIGSLLINLFALVTPLFTMNVYDKIVPNLAFDSLWVLATGAAVVFIFDFVMRLLRSHFIDVAGKKADVLLSARIFAKVMGMRMEARPPSTGAFARHLQEFEAIREFLTSATVAALVDIPFALLFLFIIWIFAGHMVWAPFIAMLLLLAVSLLVQRPLRHSIEEGSRLASQKNANLVEGIAGLETIKLFGAQGAFQHRWEQAVSHMAGWGMKTRRLTNGVSTLASVIQQITTVSLIVLGVYLIAAGELSMGGLIAAVMLGSRAIAPMVQLSVLSTRYNHARSAMDILEKVMAAPDEQEEGRRFVHHPEFRGDIVFDRVNFRYPGSGQDVLSNVSLHIRPGEKVAVIGRIGSGKTTLERLVAGLYQPTQGAIRIDGIDMHQLQPAVLRSNMGCVPQDVTLFYGTIRDNIVIANPLADEAAVLSAAERAGVTLFTNQDPDGLDRQVGEGGRLLSGGQRQAVAIARALLNDPVMLILDEPTSNMDNRSELHVRQQLQRLDAHQTLLLVTHRTSMLEVVNRIIVLEQGRVMANGPREQVLAQLQAGKVTMREVGHG